From one Thunnus maccoyii chromosome 6, fThuMac1.1, whole genome shotgun sequence genomic stretch:
- the LOC121899310 gene encoding diablo homolog, mitochondrial-like, producing MQAVRQCSVCASRTAGGLLRNQADISLLRTNKSVLRRGAACTRLLSNSENVLFSSRNLGVQKLGEWKDTAQTSTASLSVGRRLCAVPFTQQVENLSHDSLIKRAASVVTDSSSTFLSQTTLALIDALTDYSKAVHTRVALQRRYLASVGKLTPAEEDSLRQVINGQRAEASDRLDECKRFESTWINAVNLCKMAAEAAYISGAEQASITVRTNIQLAQSQVEEARKMSADADKKLAETKVEEIQRMAEYNASLEDSEELEVHEAYLRED from the exons ATGCAAGCCGTTCGACAGTGTTCAGTGTGCGCCAGCCGTACCGCTGGAGGACTTCTGCGAAATCAGGCAGACATTTCACTGCTGAGGACCAACAAGAGTGTGCTCAGAAGAGGAGCTGCCTGCACTCGTCTCCTAAG CAATTCTGAGAATGTCCTCTTCAGCAGCAGGAATCTTGGAGTCCAGAAGTTGGGGGAATGGAAAGATACTGCACAGACAAGCACAGCGTCTTTAAGTGTTGGCCGCAGGCTTTGTGCTGTTCCCTTTACACAG CAAGTGGAAAACCTCTCTCATGACTCCCTGATCAAAAGAGCAGCCTCAGTGGTCACAGACAGTTCAAGTACTTTCCTCTCCCAGACCACCTTGGCTCTCATAGATGCCCTCACAGACTATTCAAAG GCTGTGCACACACGTGTTGCTCTCCAAAGACGCTATTTGGCCTCAGTGGGAAAACTGACCCCAGCGGAGGAGGACTCCCTCCGGCAGGTGATCAATGGCCAGCGAGCTGAG GCTAGTGACAGACTGGATGAATGCAAACGTTTTGAGTCGACCTGGATCAATGCTGTCAACTTGTGTAAAATGGCGGCTGAGGCAGCGTACATTTCAG GAGCTGAGCAGGCGTCCATCACAGTGAGGACAAACATTCAGTTGGCCCAGTCCCAGGTGGAGGAGGCACGGAAAATGTCGGCAGATGCAGATAAGAAGTTGGCCGAGACTAAAGTAGAAGAGATCCAAAGAATGGCAGAATATAATGCCTCCCTAGAAGATAGTGAGGAGCTTGAGGTTCACGAGGCCTATCTACGGGAGGACTAA
- the LOC121898979 gene encoding odorant receptor 131-2-like translates to MTNNSSVGGAYLQRQINGQVIIVQLLVVIFLCINLLLILTFFSKDFFYTTMRYILFAVTLLSDSLILIISDILLILSYFRFTMQIGMCVIMSIVVILYTFVTPVTLTAMTLERFVAICMPLRHAELCSTRSALQCILIIHSLSSIPCIFIHSFFFASATHSFYTHDKICSVEMFILRSWHSHVRSAISQFYFLIMCITIVFSYVKIMKVAKAASGENKKSTWKGLRTVVLHAFQLLLCLIQLWRPFIESAVLQIDLMLFINIRYFNYITFYLAPRCLSPLIYGLRDEMFFHALKYYALCGLYKKQSSDLSCLTN, encoded by the coding sequence ATGACTAATAATTCATCGGTTGGTGGTGCATACTTGCAGCGTCAGATCAATGGCCAGGTCATTATAGTGCAGCTTCTGGTGGTAATCTTCCTTTGCATCAACTTGTTGCtcattttaacctttttttcaaAGGATTTCTTTTACACAACCATGCGCTACATCTTATTTGCTGTTACACTGCTGTCTGATAGTTTGATATTAATCATATCTGATATACTGCTCATTTTGAGCTATTTTCGTTTTACCATGCAGATTGGCATGTGTGTCATTATGTCTATTGTTGTGATTCTTTACACTTTTGTCACACCAGTTACTCTGACAGCAATGACCCTGGAGCGCTTTGTGGCCATTTGCATGCCCCTGCGGCATGCAGAGCTCTGCTCCACACGCAGCGCTCTGCAGTGCATCCTCATCATTCACAGCCTCAGCTCTATACcctgtatttttattcactcCTTCTTCTTTGCATCTGCTACCCACAGCTTCTACACCCATGACAAAATATGTTCTGTGGAGATGTTCATCTTGCGTAGTTGGCACAGTCATGTTAGGTCAGCTATAAGTCAGTTCTACTTCTTGATCATGTGCATTACCATTGTTTTCTCttatgttaaaataatgaaagtgGCCAAAGCTGCATCAGGAGAGAACAAAAAGTCAACATGGAAAGGGCTCAGGACGGTGGTTCTTCATGCTTTCCAGCTGCTCCTCTGTCTCATCCAGCTGTGGCGCCCTTTCATAGAATCTGCTGTGCTTCAGATTGATTTAATGTTGTTCATCAATATCagatactttaactacattacTTTTTATCTTGCTCCGAGATGTCTGAGTCCTCTCATTTATGGCCTCAGGGATGAAATGTTCTTTCATGCACTGAAATACTATGCTCTCTGTGGCCTGTATAAGAAACAATCATCAGATTTATCTTGCTTGACAAATTAA